In one Musa acuminata AAA Group cultivar baxijiao chromosome BXJ2-5, Cavendish_Baxijiao_AAA, whole genome shotgun sequence genomic region, the following are encoded:
- the LOC135612656 gene encoding BTB/POZ domain and ankyrin repeat-containing protein NPR5-like — protein MEESLKSLSLDYLNLLINGQAFSDVTFSVEGRLVHAHRCVLAARSLFFRKFFCGAEPSSPSGLLLLNPHDRHSPRSPTGGASMSSSSSPRGSACTAGSVIPVNYVSYEVFLLMLQFMYSGQVPLVPQKHEPRPSCSDRGCWHTHCTAAVDLALDTLAAARSFGIEQLALLTQKQLASMVEKATIEDVMKVLIASRKQDMNQLWITCSHLVAKSGIPPEVLAKHLPIDIVAKIEELRLKSSLTGRSFITHHHSLEAAGASTELEDHHKIRRMRRALDSSDVELVKLMVMGEGLNLDDALALHYAVENCTREVVKALLELGATDVNFRAGPAGKTPLHIAAKMVCPDMVAVLLDHHADPNIRTFDGVTPLDILRNLTSDFLFKGAVPGLTHIEPNKLRLCLELVQSAALVMSREDAKSGGGGNHPHSAIYPPMNQQESNTCNANHTSSSMVNLSLDSRMVYLNLGMAERLGCKMSDGAGDSSSSRSLGGGGVGNIGLSSMFSSHGFP, from the exons ATGGAAGAGTCACTCAAGTCCCTCTCCTTGGACTACCTCAACCTCCTGATCAACGGGCAAGCGTTCAGCGACGTCACCTTCAGCGTCGAGGGCCGCCTCGTCCATGCCCATCGCTGCGTCCTCGCCGCCCGCAGCCTGTTTTTCCGCAAGTTCTTCTGCGGCGCCGAACCCTCCTCGCCATCCGGTCTCCTCCTCCTCAACCCTCATGATCGCCATAGCCCGCGGTCACCGACTGGCGGGGCCTCCATGTCTTCGTCGTCCTCCCCGAGGGGCAGCGCGTGCACTGCCGGCAGTGTCATCCCGGTGAATTACGTCAGCTACGAGGTGTTCTTGCTGATGCTCCAGTTCATGTACAGCGGTCAGGTCCCGCTGGTGCCGCAGAAGCACGAGCCTCGCCCCAGTTGCAGCGACCGTGGCTGCTGGCACACCCATTGCACCGCCGCCGTCGACCTCGCTCTCGACACCCTAGCCGCCGCACGGTCCTTCGGCATCGAGCAGCTCGCGCTTCTCACTCAG AAGCAATTGGCTAGCATGGTGGAGAAGGCGACGATCGAGGACGTGATGAAGGTCCTAATCGCGTCGAGAAAGCAAGACATGAACCAGTTGTGGATCACCTGCTCCCACCTCGTCGCCAAGTCCGGCATCCCGCCCGAGGTGCTCGCCAAGCACCTGCCGATTGACATCGTGGCCAAGATCGAGGAGCTCCGTCTCAAGTCCTCCCTCACCGGCCGCTCCTTCATCACTCACCACCATTCTCTCGAAGCCGCCGGCGCTTCCACTGAGCTCGAGGACCACCACAAGATTCGTCGAATGCGCCGTGCTCTCGACTCGTCAGATGTCGAGCTTGTCAAGTTGATGGTGATGGGGGAGGGGCTCAACCTCGACGACGCGCTTGCCCTGCACTACGCCGTCGAGAACTGCACCCGCGAGGTCGTAAAGGCGCTGCTTGAGCTCGGCGCCACTGACGTCAATTTCCGCGCCGGTCCTGCTGGAAAAACCCCACTCCACATCGCCGCAAAAATGGTGTGCCCCGACATGGTAGCCGTCCTCCTCGACCACCATGCCGATCCCAACATTCGCACGTTCGATGGCGTGACCCCGCTCGACATTCTTCGCAACCTGACGTCCGACTTCCTCTTCAAGGGCGCTGTCCCGGGCCTGACACATATCGAGCCGAACAAGCTTAGGCTTTGCCTGGAGCTAGTCCAATCGGCGGCACTGGTCATGTCACGCGAGGACGCTAAAAGTGGCGGCGGTGGAAATCATCCTCACTCGGCAATCTATCCCCCGATGAATCAGCAGGAATCGAACACTTGCAACGCAAATCACACAAGTAGCAGCATGGTCAACCTCAGCTTGGATTCGAGAATGGTGTATCTGAATCTGGGAATGGCGGAACGATTGGGGTGCAAGATGAGTGATGGAGCTGGTGATAGCAGCAGCAGTAGATCTCtaggtggtggtggtgttggtaACATTGGCTTATCGAGCATGTTTTCTTCTCATGGTTTCCCATGA